A stretch of the Equus quagga isolate Etosha38 chromosome 9, UCLA_HA_Equagga_1.0, whole genome shotgun sequence genome encodes the following:
- the SOCS6 gene encoding suppressor of cytokine signaling 6, producing the protein MKKISLKTFRKSFNLNKSKEETDFMVVQQPSLASDFGKDDSLFGSCYGKDMASCDINSEDEKGGKNRSKSESLMGTLKRRLSAKQKQKGKGSTASGSSADEDTFSSSSAPIVFKDVRAQRPMRSTSLRNHHYSPTPWPLRPTNSEETCIKMEVRVKALVHSSSPSPALNGVRKDFHDLQSETVCQEQSSSLKSSESQNGDLHLHLDEHVPVVIGLMPQDYIQYTVPLDEGMYPLEGSRSYCLDSSSPMEVSAVPPQVGGNSFSEDENQVDQDLVVAQEIFVDQSVNGLLIGTTGVMLQSPRASHDDVPPLSPLLPPMQTNQIQRNFSGLTGADAHVAESMRCHLNFDPNSAPGVARVYDSVQSSGPMVVTSLTEELKKLAKQGWYWGPITRWEAEGKLANVPDGSFLVRDSSDDRYLLSLSFRSHGKTLHTRIEHSNGRFSFYEQPDVEGHTSIVDLIEHSIRDSENGAFCYSRSRLPGSATYPVRLTHPVSRFMQVRSLQYLCRFVIRQYTRIDLIQKLPLPNKMKDYLQEKHY; encoded by the coding sequence ATGAAGAAAATTAGTCTTAAAACCTTCCGGAAGTCTTTCAACTTgaataaaagtaaagaagaaacGGATTTCATGGTAGTACAACAACCATCACTAGCAAGTGATTTTGGAAAAGATGATTCCTTATTTGGTAGCTGCTATGGTAAAGATATGGCAAGCTGTGATATCAACAGTGAAGATGAAAAAGGTGGCAAAAATAGATCCAAAAGTGAAAGCCTCATGGGTACGTTAAAAAGACGGCTCTCTGCCAAACAGAAGCAGAAAGGCAAGGGCAGCACGGCCTCTGGGAGCTCTGCCGATGAGgacaccttctcctcctcctcagcacCCATCGTCTTTAAAGATGTGAGAGCTCAAAGGCCGATGAGGTCCACTTCCCTCCGCAACCATCACTACAGCCCCACGCCGTGGCCTCTTCGACCTACCAACTCTGAGGAGACATGTATCAAAATGGAGGTGAGAGTCAAAGCCTTGGTTCACTCGTCCAGTCCAAGCCCAGCACTGAATGGTGTTCGGAAGGATTTTCACGACCTTCAGTCTGAAACTGTGTGCCAAGAACAAAGTAGCTCCCTGAAGAGTTCGGAATCTCAGAATGGAGACTTGCATCTTCACCTTGATGAACATGTGCCTGTAGTTATTGGACTTATGCCTCAGGACTACATTCAGTATACTGTGCCTTTAGATGAGGGGATGTACCCTTTGGAAGGATCACGTAGCTATTGTCTGGACAGTTCTTCTCCCATGGAAGTCTCTGCAGTCCCTCCTCAAGTGGGAGGGAACTCCTTCTCTGAAGACGAGAATCAGGTGGACCAGGACCTAGTCGTGGCCCAGGAGATCTTTGTGGATCAGTCGGTGAATGGCTTGTTGATTGGCACCACGGGAGTCATGTTGCAGAGCCCAAGAGCAAGTCATGATGACGTCCCTCCACTCTCACCATTGCTACCTCCAATGCAGACTAATCAAATCCAAAGGAACTTCAGTGGGCTCACTGGCGCGGATGCCCACGTGGCTGAAAGTATGCGCTGTCATTTGAATTTTGATCCTAACTCTGCCCCTGGGGTTGCAAGAGTTTATGACTCAGTGCAGAGTAGTGGTCCCATGGTTGTGACAAGCCTTACTGAGGAGCTGAAAAAACTTGCAAAGCAAGGATGGTACTGGGGACCAATCACACGctgggaggcagaagggaagCTAGCGAATGTGCCAGATGGTTCTTTTCTTGTTCGGGATAGTTCTGATGACCGTTATCTTTTAAGCTTGAGCTTTCGCTCCCATGGCAAAACACTTCACACTAGAATTGAACACTCAAACGGTAGGTTTAGCTTTTATGAACAACCAGATGTGGAAGGACATACGTCTATAGTTGATCTAATTGAGCATTCAATCAGGGACTCTGAAAATGGAGCTTTTTGTTATTCAAGGTCTCGGTTGCCTGGCTCTGCGACGTACCCCGTCAGGCTGACCCATCCCGTGTCGCGGTTCATGCAGGTGCGCTCCCTGCAGTACCTGTGTCGGTTTGTCATACGTCAGTACACCAGAATAGACTTGATTCAGAAACTGCCTTTGCCAAACAAAATGAAGGATTATTTACAGGAGAAGCACTACTGA